A single region of the Amphiura filiformis chromosome 7, Afil_fr2py, whole genome shotgun sequence genome encodes:
- the LOC140157893 gene encoding craniofacial development protein 2-like — translation MHQDDNLEILLNQMQKFRWEILGLAETHSTEYGEFAIGGYKILSSGNLSVHRKGVGMILNKVAQSALLGYNPISPRIISARFQTKTGAITIIQVYPPNTADNETCVYELYDQLQRETDKTPKNDILIIMGDLNAKVESNDSGWETVMGKYGLGESNARGEKLFTFCACSVQQT, via the coding sequence ATGCACCAGGATGACAATCTTGAAATTTTACTAAATCAAATGCAAAAGTTCAGATGGGAAATACTCGGCCTAGCTGAAACTCACTCTACAGAATATGGGGAGTTTGCCATAGGTGGCTACAAAATTCTTAGTTCTGGTAATTTATCAGTACACCGAAAAGGAGTAGGGATGATACTCAACAAAGTTGCTCAGAGTGCACTCCTAGGATACAACCCCATCTCACCAAGAATAATCTCAGCAAGATTTCAGACAAAGACGGGAGCAATCACAATCATTCAAGTGTATCCCCCAAACACTGCCGACAATGAGACCTGCGTATATGAATTATACGACCAACTACAAAGGGAAACTGACAAGACACcaaaaaatgacatcttaattatCATGGGCGATCTCAATGCCAAAGTTGAAAGCAATGACTCAGGATGGGAGACCGTCATGGGAAAATACGGACTTGGAGAAAGCAATGCCAGAGGTGAAAAACTATTCACCTTCTGTGCATGTTCTGtgcaacaaacatga